From the Lolium rigidum isolate FL_2022 chromosome 2, APGP_CSIRO_Lrig_0.1, whole genome shotgun sequence genome, one window contains:
- the LOC124690774 gene encoding STOREKEEPER protein-like, translating to MEADGRSASSSPSPPGSTMRSSRPRFRLDDRRPEPSPSPRKSERKRRRRAGPESAAVTARRPRALQGSASPSAAAARRPRAFQEAAALAVLAAGAPRAALGSRSYGAVQRLWSDADEVALLTGAAAFRARNGHVPRLPDMGALFGYLRGSLSPHIDQDKVYYKLKRLKSKYEHAAPSAAAGKHELRVRDLCGKVWGARVGLSDEDNSPSPVEEQARDRERRTVPDAAAMLPVATEVLDAYWKTNGLALSGVSLEKGLSLLGTENARSIETRWRQQLDAEVRSQMRRHDLAKDVYGLLLDAIKGLGP from the coding sequence ATGGAAGCCGACGGCCggagcgcctcctcctccccctcccctcccgggTCGACGATGCGCTCGTCCCGCCCCAGGTTCCGCCTGGACGACCGCCGCCCGGAGCCCAGCCCGAGCCCCCGCAAGAGCGAGCGCAAGCGCAGGCGCCGCGCGGGCCCCGAATCCGCCGCGGTGACCGCGCGCCGGCCCCGCGCGCTCCAGGGCTCGGCGTCGCCCTCCGCCGCGGCGGCGCGCAGGCCCCGCGCGttccaggaggcggcggcgctggcggtgctggcggcgggcgCGCCCCGCGCGGCCCTGGGGTCCAGATCTTACGGCGCGGTCCAGCGCCTCTGGAGCGACGCCGACGAGGTGGCGCTCCTGaccggcgccgccgccttccgcgcGCGCAACGGGCACGTCCCGCGGCTCCCGGACATGGGCGCGCTCTTCGGGTACCTCAGGGGCTCCCTCTCCCCGCACATCGACCAGGACAAGGTCTACTACAAGCTGAAGCGGCTCAAGAGCAAGTACGAGCACGCggcgccgtccgccgccgcgggCAAGCACGAGCTCCGCGTGCGCGACCTCTGCGGCAAGGTCTGGGGCGCCCGCGTCGGCCTGTCTGACGAGGACAACTCACCGTCACCGGTGGAAGAACAGGCCAGGGACAGGGAGCGCCGCACTGTCCCGGACGCGGCAGCCATGCTCCCGGTAGCCACCGAGGTGCTCGACGCGTACTGGAAGACCAATGGTCTGGCGCTGTCCGGCGTGTCCCTGGAGAAGGGTCTGTCGCTGCTAGGAACAGAAAACGCGAGGTCGATCGAAACCAGGTGGAGGCAGCAGCTTGATGCAGAAGTGCGCTCGCAGATGAGGCGGCACGATCTGGCTAAGGACGTCTATGGCTTGCTGCTCGACGCCATTAAGGGCCTCGGCCCCTAG